The following is a genomic window from Pedobacter sp. KBS0701.
AAGCCATTTTGAGTGAGGATGCGGAAAAAGCGCTCAAACTTCGGCACTCTTGCAAATAAGCGTTCGAGATCTGGCAACGAAAAGTAGCATACCGTAGTATCTTCCAGCGCTTGTATCGTATTGGTTGCCGCCTTCGCTTTAAAAAAACTCACAATATCGCAAGCCCACCAATTTTCAGGGTAAAAGCAGAGATTATGTTCATGCCCTTCCTTATCGGTGTGATACATGCGCAGGCAGCCTTGCTCAACAAAATAAATATATCGTTCGATCGCTCCTGGTTTCAACAGTATACTGCGTTTGGGAACTGTTTTATGTTGCAACAAAGCAAGCACTTGCTCCTGTTCGTCAGGAGCAAGTGCTATGTGCATCGCAAAATTTGATAAAATCAACTTAAACATACAACAATTATAACCTTTAAAGGGCAATTTTTCGCGTCATAAACAATTTCAATTCTGCAGTCCCGGCCTCCCGGAGCGGGTTAGCTAATTGCTGATAAACATCGCTTTGCGCAATGGTTTTAAACGCCTCGGCACTTGGATATTCAACCAATACGATTTCGTCCCATTTTTCGCCTTCTTCGGCAACAATATTAGCCACCACCTCGCTTGCCAGTTTTACACTGACGCCTTCAATGCCTAATTGCTGCACCACACGATTAAATGCGGGAATATATTGCTCAAAATAGATATTTTTATCTTTGAATTTAATCATGTTCAGCATCAATACAGGCCCTTGGCCCGGTTCAATATCAGGGAATGTAATGTTCATGAGATCCTGTTAAAAAAAGCCTACAATACAGGTAATGCGGTTTTCACCGTCAAATTCAAAGTAATCCATACCCTCAATCGGGTATCCTTCCGGGCGGGTAGCCTGCCAGCGGAAGCGTCCGCTCTGGTGATGTACCTGCGGTTCTGCCAGCACCTGAAAAGTTCTTGGCCCCATTTGTCCATACGAACTGATGATCAGATCAGCAATCGCCTCCGGCCCGGTAATGCGATCGGTCAACCGGTCAGTGTAAGTGCCCGCCGGCGCCCAGCACCTGCTGATTTTTTCCAGGATGGCCTTCCGGTCAGTTTCATTCCACGCACTTGTGTAAGTGAGAATGGTATCTTCTATGCTTTGGTTATTTTCCATAAAGCAAAGATCGGTCGCCTGTGCCGGAAAAAAGTTCAGGTAGTTGAAGAGTTTAGGATATTTGAAAGATTTTTCGGCCGGACCGGTTAGCTAAAGCAGACTATAAGGAGTCATCCATTCTTGGATCTGCTGATGATCAGCGGCCTTTTTCCCTTAATTATAAGTCTATAACCTTCTTTTGTTCTTTGTTTGATTAACTGAAGCGCTTCATCTCCCAGGTAAAGAAAAGCATATTGTGCTTGATTGTTTCATAAAAATCGGGCATGAACGCTATCAAAATATAGACAAGCACACTAAAGGGCTGGTTGCATCCAATATAGCGTCGCTCCCCCATTACTGCACCCGTTTACGACCGACAATTTATTACACGCGACATTGTAAATAAAGGAATCCTGGATGCTTACCAGATTATTAGCCACAGCATTGCTGGTAAACTCCGAATATTTGAAATAAAGACCGGAAAGAATAATACTTCCAGGTGTCCGTTGATTAAAATTAATCTGATTCAGTGTAGAAACCGGCATAAAGGAATAAGCAGAACCGTTTACCTTTGCAGATTGCAAGGTCTGGTAGATCGCATTAAAACTACCCAGATCTATTTTATTACTGTCAACCAGGTTCAGCCCGCCGTAATCCCCAAGATCGGTCTGTTCGAGGGCAAAATCTTTCAGAAGACCATAAGGCATCCGGCTAAGTTCCAGGTTTCCAAAGATCAGATTCATCTGGTCATAAAACTGGGTATTAATTGTTGGTATGGGTTCATCCGGATCCCCTCCCTCCTCAATCTGAGCGGAAGCGAAAAAAGGAATTGTTAAGAAAAATGCAAAGCCATGCCTTGCGGATAAAAGAATTTGAGCGTCTCATAAAAATAAAAGTTTGCTTTTTTTAAAAAGAGACATCGAAGGATCCACAGCGGACCTCAACCTTTTCTCCGGTAGAAGCTATTGCATCAAACCAAAAAGTACCAGAAACGATATCCTTATTGATTTTTTTAATATAAAGTTCCCCCCTTAGGCCAGAAGTGGTATTAAACTCTCTTACATTTCATGCTGAACCATAAGAATAACTGGCAAAAGCCGCACCCACTTTCCTTTCGGAGGCAAGGCTATACGTTTTTCCCTCCTCTAAAGCTTGCCCCCAAACGATTAAGGCGATTGATGGATTATCCGTATTTTTAGGGGTACCCATTTTGGTATTAGCGTATTGCCCCTGTCCTATTTACTTTGGAGGAGTAGTTTCATTTTCCGGGAAGAGCAAGGTTCCCAGACCTACCAGTATGCCAATACTTCACACTGTCTTTTTTTGATGGTGCCTTAATGCATAATAAGATGTGGTTTCAGTTGGTTGCAATATGGAGCAATTCACGTCGAAATTCCGCTATGCTGTCAGTCCCCTACTCCAGTGGGTTTATGGTGAGAAATGATCCGATAATCATGGCTCTTGTAAACTGAGGATAGAAAGTTGATTAAAAGGCTTGTTAAAAGCCCTACCAATTCCTAACTTTAAAGTGCCATACTTAGCAATCAGCACGTTAATTAATATATTTAATTCAATTGTTTTACCATGGCTGGAGAAGAAACAAAGATTGACGATGATCTCCGTGAAAGCTTCAGGAATTGACGGATAACCATATCGCTGCACTTATTCATAAAGCAATCATCAATTATCCGCATCAAAAGACCAATGCTTTAACTGATAAGTCAACAACTGATTTTTACACCTGTTTATTTGCCGAATTGCCTAATTAGCATTACCTAAAACGAAGAATTATGAAGGAATATCTCTTACAAATAAGTGGAACAATAGGGATTTTGGCTATTGTAATTGCCTTTATCTTTTGGCCAAGGAAATCTTAAAAAAAGAACAATGGTGTAGTTGCTAGAAACTCAGACAATTATTCAGGTTGTTTTCGTGACCAGGTGAGGATATAAATAAATCCTATACGCTCAAATGTTTATGGGTTTAAATCTTAACACCGTTATTGACTATTTGAAATGAGGTTTGATAAATTCCATCAATGAACTAAAAATAAGGATAAGTCAACGAGTTGAAACACGTTGTACATGGACCGGATTTGTGGCGCTTATTTATCATTTCCAATCGGACTGAAAGCAGCTAGGGTTCACCAGCTACGCATGTCCAAGCTGATCGTCCCAACCCTCATGAGCCTGTATGCTTTCGCGTACTGCATGCAATGCAGGAAGATCAAGCAGACAGCCCTGGCTTTCGCAACGGGCATGATCTTTTTCATCCAAGAGAATGGTTCCGATCACTTCGCCATTTTCTGCTATTCATACCGGGCATCTCCCAACGGACGAATGTCATACAATTTTTCTTTGCCCTCTACTGCTACTGCTATTCTGAACTGTTCCATGTTTTGTGATTTGTTGGCTGAATTATTTTCTGTTTCTTCCGGCTTTTCATCACCGGTCCCGTCCTGCTGAAATCTAGCATCCAGTTCATCGGTCTCTGCGGTAACGGCAGGATCCATGAGCACTTTTTGCTCCCCCCCTTCTTTTTTGGGCTGCAGCTGGTCTTTGATGGCTTCCATGTTTACAGTTTTCTATTAAACAATTTTCCAAGCATTTGGTTCGCCTATGGCAACTTATTTTAATTGTTAAACCGAGAATGTAACAAGTCATTCTCAACTTCAAAAGAATTAGTGCCTTATCACAATAATCCTTTTCGGATTTTGGAAAATTCCATCACACCGTATTCTTGCAAAAAACATAGGGATTAAAGCAATTTAATCCCTGTTCTACGCTATTACTGACCGGTATCCAAGCCGCGTCCGGTTTTATGCTGCAGTTCATCTATACGCTTTGAAGCCTCCGATTTGGTCAGGTTTTCATCAAATTCCTCACCGGCCTCATCAGAAAGCGTCTTTAAATAAGACCCCTGCGCTCCCGTCATCGGCTCACCGCCTGTGGTCCAATCATCAGGATTTTTAACCGTATTATCACCAGTAATTCCATTACCGGCATTTCCCGGGCCCTGCCCGCCACTAACCTTTTTGTTTTCTTCGCTATTCATCATCATATTATTTATATTCCTTCCATCAAACAAACCAAAAGGAGTCAAAGTTTGATTTATTCTCTTTAGGAATGGAGATTAGTCTACTAAATAGTTTTGCTGCCTTATCCTATTCATCTCAATAAACACCCTATGGATTAATGTTAGCGACAGTTTCGAAAATACCGAGGAAAGGCGGCTGTTTTATGTCGCCCTGACCCGCGCCCGCCACCAGGTCTATCTTCAATATCATCCACATAATATGAACAAATTCTTAGCAGAACTTATCCAGGACCATGGCATTGCTGAGGGACAAACCGCTCAGCAGAAATGCCCAAGCTGCGACGGCATTATGACAGCCAGAAGTTCAGATAAGTGAAAGTTTCGGGGATGCAGCAATTATCCTCGCTGCAAACAGGTTACGTGCGAGGCTGCTATTGCAAAATAAACATGAAGACAAAGAAGCTCATTAAAAGAACCTAAAAAATTGGACTGTCTATATTTAGGTGTGTACTTCGGTGGAAGTGGTTCCTCCCCACTGTTGGTAGTCGACCTGTGTAAGGAAAATTTTCGGTTACAAAACATCCCTTTAACCAACTACTTGCGTACACTTCTTCAGGATCCCAATCGATATTGAATTTTACCACCAAAAGTGGGGAAGAGCCTGGAAGTGACCGATTATATAAGGCTAGGTTTCTACTACATTATTCCAACATCAATAATGTAGTCACCCCCAATTGTTTTATATCTAATGGTCTTATCTGTAGCGTTCATAATTTCTTAAATTTTTCTTGATACTCTCCATCTATTAAAAAACATAAGAAGACATGTCCTTCAAATTCATCTATATAGTAGGTTCCAAAAAATTTCCGCCCTTCTTTGTCAACACTGAGTTTATAAAATGCATGTTCATGACCGAATTGAATATCGTCATTTACGTTAGTAAATCTTATGGTATCATTGCCTATTATCCATTTTCGCTTACTTGTGAGCGCATTAAAAAGTAGAGTTTTATCGATTTTTTTTTCAATCCTTTTTAATGAATAATAGGTGTAATAATCACTGTCTATCTGCAGTACCATGTTATTTACTGACAAGGATATAATTTTGAATTTCGCCTTTTCAGTTAGAATTTCGTTATTGCTAATCTGATAACTATACGCGGCTACGCTTGAATTTGATCTTCCTCGAGTAATTAGCTTATTAGAAATCGAAACAAAATTAAGGAAAGCTGGAACGATTTTCACATTCCAAAGAGACTTTGGAGCACCCTCTTTTAACATCCAAATTTGCTTTAATGTTGTATCTTGATCATCTATCATAACTTTAATTTTCGAGACTGTGGCCAACATAAAATAATAAAAAGAAAAAATATCAAGCGTTTCATAAAAGTGAATTAAAAACCTAGAGCTTCTAAGATATGTTACATTCCGGCTATTGCCCAGGGTGGCATCTGTGACCCCGTGCTGACTAAAGGTACGGTATATTCTGGCTCTGGTACATAAAACCATCGGGCAGAGTTACGCCCGACGTTGCAGATCTCGCTTTCACCAATATAAACCGACACAATAAACCAACGTCATACACCTGATATACTATGCTAAACTTTTTAAAATCGATTGTTATTTCCGCACGCACCATGTGGTCATTGCCCTCATGTTCTGTACGTTTGTAGTCTTAATCGGCTCGTGAATCTGTCCGCCAAGTTTCTTGGTGAGTCTCACCAACATTTCCTGGTTAACCAAGAACCGCTCTGATCCGTCAGGGAGAATATACCTCCCATTTCCGATAAAACGGACCAGTGATTCAATACCGATTTCTGAGGCCAGCCGACAGAAGAAATATCCACCTGGTCTAAGTACGCGCCACATGGAGTTTAATATCGCTTCAAAATGTTCCTGGTTTTCTGCAAAATGGAGTACAGCAGAACTGATGACCAGATCAAAACTTTCATTTTCAAATGGTAATTGTTCCACAAGCCCTAATTTGAAGTTTTCTTCGGGATTGATATGAGCAAAGGCACTTGCCAGATTTTTAAGCTGTACTATCGCTTCAGGATTCTGATCTACCCCATAAACCTGTGCACCACTTCTTAAAAAGTAAAGCAGGTTTCTTCCCGTACCACATCCAGCATCCAAAACAGTTTCGCACCCATCATAAGTGCCTTTTAATAGCTGGTCGAATAAATAAATATCAATGTTTCCGAAGGTTTCCCGTATATGCTCGCTTTTCATCTCTGATGCAAAGATAATTACAAATAGTCCAGCAGGAACACTGCTGCCAAAAAAAACAAACTCGTTACAACCAATTTTCTTGCATCAGCCATTCGATTGTCGTGTTTACTTAGTGGCTTAATTTCGTTTCAGCTACTATCGCCGGAAGATTTATGATGGCATATCTATGAACAGCCTATTGTTATTGTTAGCCCAAGATATGTAGTACCAGACTTGCCCAATGCAAAGGTGAAATTAAACAAACAAGATTTACAGATTCACTAACTTTTTGAATTCCTGTTTTAGTACGAAGCCGTTACTTAGAAACTTGATCGAACCCTTCGCCGAAGAATTCTGCAAGCGTGATGTCCAATGCGGCGAGTACTTTGAGTAATGACGAGAAATACAAATCCTCCCCATTTTCATAGCGCCAAAGCTGCGTACGGTTAAGATCATGTTTAAAGGCAAATTTCTCATAATTCCGTTCCCCTTTAGCTTCTCTAAGCGAACGAATTCGTGCTCCAACCAATTTCAGAACTTCCTGTATATTCTCGCTCTCCTCTTCGTTTTTGGCTCTACTCATAACGTAAAGTAAACCAAAATGATGCGCGAGAGGTACCTCTAAAAAGAAACAGCACAATAGATACATCTTATTAGAAACAAAAAATGTATCTTTATCACACGTCATGCAATTAAAAATATGGAAATTCAGGAATTATTACACACCCCTATTAACAGACTTGGTTTCAGTACTGGTTTTTGCAAAATTTGTGAGTCCATGAATTTCACCACGCTACTAGATGTAACTTCTATTTCGCCTGAACAATTAATTAATAAAGGAGGGTTTAGCTACAGCTGGCTAGGAGAACTCAGCGGCTACTTAGATAAGAAAGGATTATTGCATCTATTGCAAAAACTACAGGAAAAAAATTACGGTTAATCCGCTGAACCATACGTTGTAAAAGGTCCCGCACGCGGGCAGCAGTATGTTGATCAATACTATAAAATTCTTTACTGAGACTTCCTGGAGAAATAACCGATTGTCTTTTACTTTGATAATGACCGGCAACACTTTTAAAAATGAATTGGAGATTCTGAGTGGCGAAAACACTTTCCTCATATAATAACCTAATCAGGCAGGAAAGGTGTGCGACCGACATCTCCAGTGGTATTTTGGGAACCGCCACTTCATCTTTATTACATACAGCTTTTTCTGTCAGCAAAATCTCTTCCTGCAACCAATCCGTTATCATCGTTTTTATGGAAGGCCAAGCCGGATTATAAACCCAATTTTTCACTTCAGGTAATGACATCATCAAGGCTTTCTGCTCCATTAGATAATCAAGCCTTTCATTTTTATCCCCAAGGTATCCAGGGGAATTCCGAATAGTATCCTGAAGATAAACCAAGAAGGAAAGGTTATTGAAATTCGAACGGACCAGTAATGAAACCAGCGGAATCTCCCCGGCTGTCGATAAAGCGTCGGATTCCAATAGTTGATTGGTGATATACCCAAAATAATGTAATGAACGAAAGCTAAATTCCACCGCCCCGATGTGATCAGACATCAGGGTAAACCACTTGGATAGGCATAAACTCAGAGCAGCATCAATATTACCCGACCGCAGTATTTTTCGGACCGCATTAATATTCCCGCTAAGTTGCGAAACCAGTCTTTGATGATACATTGCAGGTGCAACTGCATCCTCGTTAAAATATTTGGAACAGTATTTCTGCAGATGATCGATCAGCGCTAAAAATTCATTTTGGGAACTGAAGTATTGTTTTGGATTTGGCGAATGAGATAATCGAGTAGAGATAGTCGATATAACTTCAATGTGATAATGAAAATAACGCACCAGGCTGCTCTCGGGGATATTGGAAAATAATACATCTTCCCATGCTTGAAAGATTTGCCCGAACCGAGTTTTAAGATCAGTTCGGGCAGTTGTGTTGCTGTTGGAATATATTTGCTCAATCAAAATTTCTTCTATATCCTTCAGTTCATTTTTAAGCATAGCGAGGTGATTTCCTGGTGCGTCACGACTCAATTTACTTTTTGAAAATATGAGTGCTGGTTATTGTACCAGTAGCGGCGGTGGTATCCGTTTCTGATATATTACCGTTGCGCTGGAATGTCCCGTAGCGACTGTAAGTTTGTGTTCTTTTTTGCGGAAGTTTTTTGGATTTTGTCATGATTTCTATTTTTTATGTTTAAATTAATATGAATTTGATGTGAATGCACATTTATTACAGATCTCTAATGTTTCGAGGTATAAACAGCTATTTTAGCCATGGATTTATTTAAGCTTCCAATCAAGAAATTCTCATCTAACATACTAGCGATTCATGTTATTTGTTGGTCAGCCTTCATAGCGTACGAGCTTTCAATAGTCTATTTTACCATAGGAACGATAGAAAGTCCTTACATCTATTTTATTTATTACCCAATTAACATTTGTTTTTTCTACCTCTATGTGACGCTATTAAACCATACAATCATCGGTTGGAAGGTCAATTTTCTTAAATTGATTATCGGCTATTTCGTATTAGCTGTGCTGTATCTTTTGTTAAAGTATACAGCAGATTGTTTGTTGGAAGATCCACCCAACAGAACGGGAAAATCTTATGTATATATTGGAGCATTCGCTCCCCGGAATATAATAAGAGGTCTGAATTTTACCATATTAGGAACTTTTTATTGGTCTGCCAGTCATATTTCATATTTCCACAAAAAATTTCAACAATCTGAAAACAAAAAGCTAGCAATAGAAAAAACCAATGCAGAATTAGAAACACAGCTAGCGAAAACACACAACGCATACCTCCAACAACAGATCAACCCACACATGCTCTTCAATGCTCTTAACTTCGTCTATAACAATACACAAAAATACTCCGAAGACGCAGCCCACTGTATATGGCTACTTTCAGAGATCATGCGCTTCAGCCTGGAAGAAGCAGGTTCCGATGGAAAAATAAAATTAGCCAGAGAAGTCGAGCAGATTGAAAACCTCGTGGCCATCAACCGATACCGTTTTAGAGAGCCCTTATACCTCAGTGTAGAAATTGGAAACGATTTGAACAGTTACAAAATCATTCCATTGATCTTACTTACCCTAACTGAAAATATATTTAAACATGGGAATTTAACCGATCCCAAGTCACCCGCAAAGATTCAACTATCTACGGACGAAACCGGAAAGTTAACTTTTCACAGCCTGAATCTGAAAAAATCAAAGAACGGACATGCCCGCGAGCGAAAAGCACTAGGCCTTCAAAACATCAGGCTCCGGCTGG
Proteins encoded in this region:
- a CDS encoding Crp/Fnr family transcriptional regulator, with translation MFKLILSNFAMHIALAPDEQEQVLALLQHKTVPKRSILLKPGAIERYIYFVEQGCLRMYHTDKEGHEHNLCFYPENWWACDIVSFFKAKAATNTIQALEDTTVCYFSLPDLERLFARVPKFERFFRILTQNGFDMLQRRVTSNLSKTAEQRYREFRRHYPGLEQRISQKHVASYLGITAAFLSMMRKEKKL
- a CDS encoding DUF1330 domain-containing protein, which codes for MNITFPDIEPGQGPVLMLNMIKFKDKNIYFEQYIPAFNRVVQQLGIEGVSVKLASEVVANIVAEEGEKWDEIVLVEYPSAEAFKTIAQSDVYQQLANPLREAGTAELKLFMTRKIAL
- a CDS encoding nuclear transport factor 2 family protein encodes the protein MENNQSIEDTILTYTSAWNETDRKAILEKISRCWAPAGTYTDRLTDRITGPEAIADLIISSYGQMGPRTFQVLAEPQVHHQSGRFRWQATRPEGYPIEGMDYFEFDGENRITCIVGFF
- a CDS encoding DUF3072 domain-containing protein, with protein sequence MMMNSEENKKVSGGQGPGNAGNGITGDNTVKNPDDWTTGGEPMTGAQGSYLKTLSDEAGEEFDENLTKSEASKRIDELQHKTGRGLDTGQ
- a CDS encoding class I SAM-dependent methyltransferase; amino-acid sequence: MKSEHIRETFGNIDIYLFDQLLKGTYDGCETVLDAGCGTGRNLLYFLRSGAQVYGVDQNPEAIVQLKNLASAFAHINPEENFKLGLVEQLPFENESFDLVISSAVLHFAENQEHFEAILNSMWRVLRPGGYFFCRLASEIGIESLVRFIGNGRYILPDGSERFLVNQEMLVRLTKKLGGQIHEPIKTTNVQNMRAMTTWCVRK
- a CDS encoding helix-turn-helix domain-containing protein: MSRAKNEEESENIQEVLKLVGARIRSLREAKGERNYEKFAFKHDLNRTQLWRYENGEDLYFSSLLKVLAALDITLAEFFGEGFDQVSK
- a CDS encoding sensor histidine kinase; the protein is MTLLNHTIIGWKVNFLKLIIGYFVLAVLYLLLKYTADCLLEDPPNRTGKSYVYIGAFAPRNIIRGLNFTILGTFYWSASHISYFHKKFQQSENKKLAIEKTNAELETQLAKTHNAYLQQQINPHMLFNALNFVYNNTQKYSEDAAHCIWLLSEIMRFSLEEAGSDGKIKLAREVEQIENLVAINRYRFREPLYLSVEIGNDLNSYKIIPLILLTLTENIFKHGNLTDPKSPAKIQLSTDETGKLTFHSLNLKKSKNGHARERKALGLQNIRLRLDSFYKDNYTLQINEPGEYYELTLTLRL